From Solanum lycopersicum chromosome 8, SLM_r2.1, the proteins below share one genomic window:
- the LOC101259357 gene encoding polyphenol oxidase E, chloroplastic, which produces MSSSSSITTTLPLCTNKSLSSSFTTTNSSLLSKPSQLFLHGRRNQSFKVSCNANNVDKNPDAVDRRNVLLGLGGLYGAANLAPLATAAPIPPPDLKSCGTAHVKEGVDVIYSCCPPVPDDIDSVPYYKFPSMTKLRIRPPAHAADEEYVAKYQLATSRMRELDKDPFDPLGFKQQANIHCAYCNGAYKVGGKELQVHFSWLFFPFHRWYLYFYERILGSLINDPTFALPYWNWDHPKGMRIPPMFDREGSSLYDEKRNQNHRNGTIIDLGHFGKEVDTPQLQIMTNNLTLMYRQMVTNAPCPSQFFGAAYPLGSEPSPGQGTIENIPHTPVHIWTGDKPRQKNGEDMGNFYSAGLDPIFYCHHANVDRMWNEWKLIGGKRRDLTDKDWLNSEFFFYDENRNPYRVKVRDCLDSKKMGFDYAPMPTPWRNFKPIRKSSSGKVNTASIAPVSKVFPLAKLDRAISFSITRPASSRTTQEKNEQEEILTFNKISYDDRNYVRFDVFLNVDKTVNADELDKAEFAGSYTSLPHVHGSNTNHVTSVTFKLAITELLEDIGLEDEDTIAVTLVPKAGGEEVSIESVEIKLEDC; this is translated from the coding sequence atgtcttcttcttcttctattacTACTACTCTTCCTTTATGCACCAACAAATCCCTCTCTTCTTCCTTCACCACCACCAACTCATCCTTGTTATCAAAACCCTCTCAACTTTTCCTCCACGGAAGGCGTAATCAAAGTTTCAAGGTTTCATGCAACGCAAACAACGTTGACAAAAACCCTGACGCTGTTGATAGACGAAACGTTCTTTTAGGGTTAGGAGGTCTTTATGGTGCAGCTAATCTTGCACCATTAGCGACTGCTGCACCTATACCACCTCCTGATCTCAAGTCTTGTGGTACTGCCCATGTAAAAGAAGGTGTTGATGTAATATACAGTTGTTGCCCTCCTGTACCCGATGATATCGATAGTGTTCCGTACTACAAGTTCCCTTCTATGACTAAACTCCGCATCCGCCCCCCTGCTCATGCGGCGGATGAGGAGTACGTAGCCAAGTATCAATTGGCTACGAGTCGAATGAGGGAACTTGATAAAGACCCCTTTGACCCTCTTGGCTTTAAACAACAAGCTAATATTCATTGTGCTTATTGCAACGGTGCTTACAAAGTTGGTGGTAAAGAATTGCAAGTTCATTTCTCGTGGCTTTTCTTTCCCTTTCATAGATGGTACTTGTACTTTTACGAAAGAATTTTGGGATCACTTATTAATGATCCAACTTTTGCTTTACCTTACTGGAATTGGGATCATCCAAAAGGCATGCGTATACCTCCCATGTTTGATCGTGAGGGATCATCTCTTTACGATGAGAAACGTAACCAAAATCATCGCAATGGAACTATTATTGATCTTGGTCATTTTGGTAAGGAAGTTGACACACCTCAGCTACAGATAATGACTAATAATTTAACCCTAATGTACCGTCAAATGGTTACTAATGCTCCTTGCCCTTCCCAATTCTTCGGTGCTGCTTACCCTCTGGGTTCTGAACCAAGTCCGGGTCAGGGTACTATTGAAAACATCCCTCATACTCCGGTTCACATCTGGACCGGTGACAAACCTCGTCAAAAAAACGGTGAAGACATGGGTAATTTCTACTCAGCCGGTTTAGATCCGATTTTTTACTGCCACCATGCCAATGTGGACAGGATGTGGAATGAATGGAAATTAATTGGCGGGAAAAGAAGGGATTTAACAGATAAAGATTGGTTGAACTCTGAATTCTTTTTCTACGATGAAAATCGTAACCCTTACCGTGTGAAAGTCCGTGACTGTTTGGACAGTAAAAAAATGGGATTCGATTACGCGCCAATGCCCACTCCATGGCGTAATTTTAAACCAATCAGAAAGTCATCATCAGGAAAAGTGAATACAGCGTCAATTGCACCAGTTAGCAAGGTGTTCCCATTGGCGAAGCTGGACCGTGCGATTTCGTTCTCTATCACGCGGCCAGCCTCGTCAAGGACAACACAAGAGAAAAATGAGCAAGAGGAGATACTGACATTCAATAAAATATCGTATGATGATAGGAACTATGTAAGGTTCGATGTGTTTCTGAACGTGGACAAGACTGTGAATGCAGATGAGCTTGATAAGGCGGAGTTTGCAGGGAGTTATACTAGCTTGCCGCATGTTCATGGAAGTAATACTAATCATGTTACCAGTGTTACTTTCAAGCTGGCGATAACTGAACTGTTGGAGGATATTGGATTGGAAGATGAAGATACTATTGCGGTGACTTTGGTTCCAAAAGCTGGCGGTGAAGAAGTGTCCATTGAAAGTGTGGAGATCAAGCTTGAGGATTGTTAA